In the Methylophilus sp. 5 genome, one interval contains:
- a CDS encoding FecR domain-containing protein — MMGSKHEDVIRQAAARWYVRMREATPDAPERTTFEVWLLSDRRHRAAYQMIESTMDDFSSTERLKELSNALSQKLYFEQTAKRKKVSKLGSGLAVMLLCVGLGFFGRSQYQQWQTAPISSQVQTTSVAQMITRTLDDGSVVTANANSAMEILYYRHQRLVKLSRGEAIFEVTKDPARPFIVETQQAKITVLGTRFAVNQLSKKVRISVDHGRVQVARADGREPALILHDGEVAEIDETAAVHKVNRNAADSFSFISGHIVFDRADMFEVADTLSRYRQPAVSAMFFGDHTPKVNAVLKIAELENFIQTLPQSVPVTLKRKDDALMIEPNR; from the coding sequence ATGATGGGCAGCAAGCATGAAGACGTGATCAGGCAAGCTGCCGCGCGCTGGTATGTCCGCATGCGCGAAGCGACTCCAGATGCCCCTGAACGCACGACATTTGAAGTATGGCTACTCTCAGACCGCAGGCACCGCGCAGCCTATCAGATGATAGAGTCCACCATGGACGACTTCAGCTCTACCGAACGACTCAAAGAACTCTCCAATGCTTTGTCGCAAAAGCTTTATTTTGAGCAAACTGCAAAACGCAAAAAAGTCTCCAAGCTTGGCTCAGGCCTGGCTGTGATGCTGCTATGTGTCGGCTTGGGCTTTTTCGGACGCAGCCAATATCAGCAATGGCAAACCGCACCGATATCAAGCCAGGTACAAACCACCTCTGTCGCACAAATGATCACGCGCACACTAGACGACGGCTCAGTGGTGACCGCCAATGCCAACAGCGCGATGGAGATCCTCTATTACCGTCATCAGCGCCTGGTCAAACTCAGCCGAGGCGAAGCCATTTTTGAAGTCACCAAAGACCCGGCGCGGCCATTTATAGTAGAAACACAGCAAGCCAAAATCACCGTGCTCGGCACCCGCTTTGCCGTCAACCAGCTCAGCAAAAAAGTGCGCATCAGCGTCGACCACGGCCGGGTGCAAGTCGCGCGTGCAGATGGTCGTGAGCCCGCACTGATATTGCATGACGGTGAAGTGGCCGAGATTGATGAAACCGCAGCCGTTCACAAAGTCAACCGCAATGCGGCCGACAGCTTCAGCTTTATCAGCGGCCACATCGTGTTTGACCGTGCCGATATGTTTGAAGTCGCCGATACCTTGTCGCGTTACCGTCAGCCAGCGGTCAGCGCAATGTTCTTTGGCGACCACACGCCCAAAGTCAATGCCGTGCTCAAAATAGCAGAGCTCGAAAACTTTATCCAAACCCTGCCGCAATCCGTGCCAGTGACGCTCAAGCGCAAAGACGACGCGCTGATGATAGAGCCAAACAGGTAA